In one window of Henckelia pumila isolate YLH828 chromosome 1, ASM3356847v2, whole genome shotgun sequence DNA:
- the LOC140875455 gene encoding putative HVA22-like protein g, with the protein MIGSFIYRGLVLIFGYAYPAYECFKAVELNKPEIEQLRFWCQYWILVAGMTVCERICDVLIGWVPMYGEVKLAFFIYLWYPKTKGTTYVYESFFRPYIAKHETEIDRNLSELRTRAGDMIILYWKIAVSHGQTRFFQILQYVASHSSPWVAQQVTTTTSNHRSAHTKQAQDEQPSSPVSSTSSSENQEDMSEEAEPSKSSKDSPPCTVSTEQKIATALTVVEPSKISNPTHEMQNKSVPSTECEEAQILLEDIRPVTRAMSRKTRSVTSP; encoded by the exons ATGATTGGATCTTTTATATACAGAGGACTCGT GTTGATTTTTGGCTATGCTTATCCTGCATATGAATGCTTTAAAGCCGTGGAACTAAATAAGCCCGAAATCGAGCAACTTCGATTTTGGTGCCAGTATTG GATCTTGGTGGCTGGGATGACAGTTTGTGAAAGAATTTGTGATGTATTAATTGGCTG GGTTCCAATGTATGGCGAAGTTAAGTTGGCCTTCTTTATATACTTGTGGTACCCTAAGACTAAG GGAACTACATATGTATATGAGTCTTTTTTCAGACCCTACATCGCAAAGCATGAAACTGAAATTGACCGAAATTTGTCAGAGCTGAGAACAAGAGCTGGGGATATGATAATCTTGTACTGGAAAATTGCTGTAAGCCATGGCCAGACCAGGTTTTTTCAGATTTTGCAGTATGTTGCTTCACACTCATCTCCTTGGGTGGCTCAG CAAGTGACCACAACAACATCAAATCACAGATCAGCCCATACAAAACAAGCACAGGATGAACAGCCCTCATCTCCTGTTTCGAGTACATCTTCAAGTGAAAACCAAGAAGACATGTCAGAAGAAGCAGAACCATCAAAATCTTCCAAAGATTCTCCCCCTTGTACAGTCTCAACAGAACAAAAAATAGCAACAGCACTGACCGTTGTCGAGCCAAGTAAAATTTCAAACCCTACTCATGAAATGCAGAATAAATCAGTGCCTTCAACAGAGTGCGAAGAGGCTCAGATTCTTTTGGAAGATATACGACCGGTGACCCGAGCAATGTCTAGGAAAACACGGTCCGTAACAAGTCCTTGA
- the LOC140875522 gene encoding transcription factor E2FC-like isoform X2: MLNPGEKMDPSSTPRMKLEAQYQFPVPRASPSSHKKKSNPFAHVSPTKYERNTHDILNDSGYREGSRPSPFPLPKSRSVRRSIALNDFGRVEVKMEEDGHAQVHNVAVVNNSSPLRVSCIGGRGNVKDNHVKQAKTFFQETKLGSLDNLNLVAGCRYDSSLGLLTKKFIKLIREAEDGTLDLNRTADLLEVQKRRVYDITNVLEGINLIEKTTKNHIRWKGSGIYRPTELDDEVSLLKAEVEYLSAEESRLDDCIRDRLERLRMLESDRNCQKNLFLTDQDLASLPLRDDLVFVVQAPRATSVEVPHPDENTLFREKEYKLLIRSTTGPIGVHCLSKKEQKIEDRSAKRIELLDSFSSSSSRTVDDTGPSSIPYDAEMSSEVHEFHKVVPWDSGIENDYWFRSNLEVSATDLWGKEDS; the protein is encoded by the exons atgttgaaTCCGGGTGAAAAAATGGATCCGAGTTCGACGCCTCGAATGAAACTGGAAGCTCAGTATCAGTTTCCGGTGCCGCGAGCGTCGCCTTCTTCGCATAAAAAAAAGTCCAACCCTTTTGCCCACGTTAGCCCCACCAAGTATGAGCGCAACACTCATGATATTCTCAATGATTCTGGTTACCGAGAGGGTTCTCGTCCGTCTCCCTTTCCGCTTCCAAAGTCTCGCTCAGTACGTAGAAGCATCGCG TTAAATGACTTTGGACGTGTTGAAGTCAAGATGGAGGAAGATGGGCATGCCCAAGTTCATAATGTGGCAGTAGTAAACAATTCTTCACCTTTGAGAGTATCGTGCATTGGTGGCAGGGGGAACGTTAAAGATAATCATGTTAAACAAGCCAAAACTTTTTTCCAGGAAACCAAGTTAG GGTCACTTGATAACTTAAACCTGGTTGCCGGTTGTCGGTATGATAGCTCTTTAG GCTTGCTGACAAAGAAATTTATCAAGTTGATTCGGGAGGCTGAGGATGGAACCCTTGATCTGAACAGAACTGCAGATCTCTTAGAG GTCCAGAAGAGGAGAGTATATGATATTACGAATGTTCTGGAAGGCATCAATTTAATTGAGAAAACAACAAAGAATCACATACGATGGAA AGGTTCTGGAATTTATAGACCTACCGAACTGGATGATGAAGTCTCCCTCTTGAAG GCTGAAGTTGAATATCTAAGTGCTGAAGAGTCCAGGCTTGATGATTGCATAAG GGACAGACTAGAGCGCTTAAGGATGCTAGAATCTGATCGGAATTGTCAGAA GAATCTATTCCTGACTGACCAAGATCTTGCGAGCCTTCCCTTGAGG GATGATCTTGTCTTCGTTGTACAAGCTCCTCGTGCTACTTCAGTAGAAGTTCCTCATCCTGATGAG AATACTTTATTCCGTGAAAAAGAGTACAAACTCCTGATCAGAAGCACCACCGGACCAATTGGTGTGCATTGTCTTAG TAAAAAAGAGCAGAAAATCGAGGACAGATCCGCCAAACGTATTGAATTATTGGATTCATTTTCCTCAAGTAGTAGCAGAACGGTTGATGATACAGGTCCATCTTCAATTCCTTATGATGCAGAAATGAGCTCAGAAGTGCATGAGTTCCACAAAGTAGTCCCATGGGATAGTGGT ATTGAAAACGACTATTGGTTCAGATCAAATCTTGAGGTCAGCGCTACTGATCTGTGGGGCAAAGAAGATTCATGA
- the LOC140875522 gene encoding transcription factor E2FC-like isoform X3 produces MLNPGEKMDPSSTPRMKLEAQYQFPVPRASPSSHKKKSNPFAHVSPTKYERNTHDILNDSGYREGSRPSPFPLPKSRSVRRSIALNDFGRVEVKMEEDGHAQVHNVAVVNNSSPLRVSCIGGRGNVKDNHVKQAKTFFQETKLGSLDNLNLVAGCRYDSSLGLLTKKFIKLIREAEDGTLDLNRTADLLEVQKRRVYDITNVLEGINLIEKTTKNHIRWKGSGIYRPTELDDEVSLLKAEVEYLSAEESRLDDCIRLERLRMLESDRNCQKNLFLTDQDLASLPLRQDDLVFVVQAPRATSVEVPHPDENTLFREKEYKLLIRSTTGPIGVHCLSKKEQKIEDRSAKRIELLDSFSSSSSRTVDDTGPSSIPYDAEMSSEVHEFHKVVPWDSGIENDYWFRSNLEVSATDLWGKEDS; encoded by the exons atgttgaaTCCGGGTGAAAAAATGGATCCGAGTTCGACGCCTCGAATGAAACTGGAAGCTCAGTATCAGTTTCCGGTGCCGCGAGCGTCGCCTTCTTCGCATAAAAAAAAGTCCAACCCTTTTGCCCACGTTAGCCCCACCAAGTATGAGCGCAACACTCATGATATTCTCAATGATTCTGGTTACCGAGAGGGTTCTCGTCCGTCTCCCTTTCCGCTTCCAAAGTCTCGCTCAGTACGTAGAAGCATCGCG TTAAATGACTTTGGACGTGTTGAAGTCAAGATGGAGGAAGATGGGCATGCCCAAGTTCATAATGTGGCAGTAGTAAACAATTCTTCACCTTTGAGAGTATCGTGCATTGGTGGCAGGGGGAACGTTAAAGATAATCATGTTAAACAAGCCAAAACTTTTTTCCAGGAAACCAAGTTAG GGTCACTTGATAACTTAAACCTGGTTGCCGGTTGTCGGTATGATAGCTCTTTAG GCTTGCTGACAAAGAAATTTATCAAGTTGATTCGGGAGGCTGAGGATGGAACCCTTGATCTGAACAGAACTGCAGATCTCTTAGAG GTCCAGAAGAGGAGAGTATATGATATTACGAATGTTCTGGAAGGCATCAATTTAATTGAGAAAACAACAAAGAATCACATACGATGGAA AGGTTCTGGAATTTATAGACCTACCGAACTGGATGATGAAGTCTCCCTCTTGAAG GCTGAAGTTGAATATCTAAGTGCTGAAGAGTCCAGGCTTGATGATTGCATAAG ACTAGAGCGCTTAAGGATGCTAGAATCTGATCGGAATTGTCAGAA GAATCTATTCCTGACTGACCAAGATCTTGCGAGCCTTCCCTTGAGG CAGGATGATCTTGTCTTCGTTGTACAAGCTCCTCGTGCTACTTCAGTAGAAGTTCCTCATCCTGATGAG AATACTTTATTCCGTGAAAAAGAGTACAAACTCCTGATCAGAAGCACCACCGGACCAATTGGTGTGCATTGTCTTAG TAAAAAAGAGCAGAAAATCGAGGACAGATCCGCCAAACGTATTGAATTATTGGATTCATTTTCCTCAAGTAGTAGCAGAACGGTTGATGATACAGGTCCATCTTCAATTCCTTATGATGCAGAAATGAGCTCAGAAGTGCATGAGTTCCACAAAGTAGTCCCATGGGATAGTGGT ATTGAAAACGACTATTGGTTCAGATCAAATCTTGAGGTCAGCGCTACTGATCTGTGGGGCAAAGAAGATTCATGA
- the LOC140877339 gene encoding uncharacterized protein, translating to MALLTFLPDPESKTLHPPPPAANPKRKKKQYHKTKHSSPSTSSSSSWDQIKSLLTCKQIEESQIHHPIYASCSSICTFRDVVHGNTRVVHRSDVSPDSISLGQETRLLSKKGSHGSSSTSRSVNSSYGAGAYAGRGMQLRRLSGCYECHAIVDPSMYPLPRTRICACPECGEVFPKVESLEHHQAIRHAVSELGPDDSSRNIVEIIFKSSWLKKDSPVCKIERILKVHNTQRTIQRFEDYRDAVKTRANSTAKRDARCAADGNELLRFHCATLTCSLGARGSSGLCASVPGCGVCTIVRHGFQGSKISGVRTTASSGRAHDSIGVLATRRAMLVCRVIAGRVKRVGEEAAAGEDDGAAAPLAGSSFDSVTGFTGIYSNLEDLYVFNSRAILPCFVVIYKALEC from the exons ATGGCGCTCCTCACTTTCCTACCCGACCCCGAATCCAAGACCCTTCATCCTCCCCCGCCCGCCGCGAACCCCAAACGCAAGAAGAAACAGTACCATAAGACCAAGCACTCGTCCCCGTCCACGTCCTCGTCCTCTTCTTGGGACCAGATCAAGAGCTTGCTCACTTGCAAGCAGATCGAGGAATCCCAAATCCATCATCCCATTTACGCCTCCTGCAGCTCCATCTGCACGTTCCGGGACGTTGTCCACGGCAACACCAGGGTGGTGCACCGCTCCGATGTCTCCCCGGATAGCATTTCTTTGGGACAGGAAACCAGGCTTCTCAGCAAGAAAGGCAGCCACGGGTCTTCGTCAACGAGTCGTTCCGTAAATTCCAGCTATGGCGCTGGAGCCTACGCCGGGAGGGGGATGCAGCTGCGGAGGCTCTCGGGTTGTTACGAGTGCCACGCAATCGTTGATCCGAGCAT GTACCCATTGCCGAGAACGAGGATTTGCGCTTGCCCCGAATGCGGGGAGGTGTTTCCAAAAGTCGAGAGCTTGGAGCATCACCAGGCAATCAGGCATGCAG TATCAGAGCTCGGCCCAGATGATTCTAGCCGCAATATAGttgaaataattttcaaatcaaGCTGGCTTAAAAAGGACAGCCCAGTCTGCAAGATCGAGCGGATATTAAAGGTCCACAACACCCAGCGCACGATCCAACGGTTCGAAGACTACAGAGACGCGGTGAAGACACGCGCCAACTCCACCGCCAAGAGGGACGCCAGGTGCGCCGCCGACGGCAACGAGCTGCTGAGATTCCATTGCGCCACGCTCACGTGCTCCCTCGGCGCGCGTGGCTCCTCCGGCTTGTGCGCCTCCGTTCCCGGCTGCGGAGTTTGTACCATCGTCCGACATGGATTTCAGGGTAGCAAGATCAGCGGGGTCCGCACGACGGCGAGCAGCGGCAGGGCTCACGACAGTATCGGCGTGTTGGCCACTCGCCGCGCCATGCTGGTGTGCCGCGTGATTGCTGGAAGGGTGAAGCGCGTGGGCGAGGAAGCGGCGGCGGGGGAGGACGACGGGGCCGCGGCGCCGCTGGCTGGCAGCTCGTTTGACTCGGTGACTGGCTTCACCGGAATATACTCGAATCTGGAGGACTTATATGTGTTTAATTCAAGGGCAATCCTGCCTTGCTTTGTTGTCATCTATAAAGCGCTCGAATGTTAG
- the LOC140875522 gene encoding transcription factor E2FC-like isoform X1 — MLNPGEKMDPSSTPRMKLEAQYQFPVPRASPSSHKKKSNPFAHVSPTKYERNTHDILNDSGYREGSRPSPFPLPKSRSVRRSIALNDFGRVEVKMEEDGHAQVHNVAVVNNSSPLRVSCIGGRGNVKDNHVKQAKTFFQETKLGSLDNLNLVAGCRYDSSLGLLTKKFIKLIREAEDGTLDLNRTADLLEVQKRRVYDITNVLEGINLIEKTTKNHIRWKGSGIYRPTELDDEVSLLKAEVEYLSAEESRLDDCIRDRLERLRMLESDRNCQKNLFLTDQDLASLPLRQDDLVFVVQAPRATSVEVPHPDENTLFREKEYKLLIRSTTGPIGVHCLSKKEQKIEDRSAKRIELLDSFSSSSSRTVDDTGPSSIPYDAEMSSEVHEFHKVVPWDSGIENDYWFRSNLEVSATDLWGKEDS; from the exons atgttgaaTCCGGGTGAAAAAATGGATCCGAGTTCGACGCCTCGAATGAAACTGGAAGCTCAGTATCAGTTTCCGGTGCCGCGAGCGTCGCCTTCTTCGCATAAAAAAAAGTCCAACCCTTTTGCCCACGTTAGCCCCACCAAGTATGAGCGCAACACTCATGATATTCTCAATGATTCTGGTTACCGAGAGGGTTCTCGTCCGTCTCCCTTTCCGCTTCCAAAGTCTCGCTCAGTACGTAGAAGCATCGCG TTAAATGACTTTGGACGTGTTGAAGTCAAGATGGAGGAAGATGGGCATGCCCAAGTTCATAATGTGGCAGTAGTAAACAATTCTTCACCTTTGAGAGTATCGTGCATTGGTGGCAGGGGGAACGTTAAAGATAATCATGTTAAACAAGCCAAAACTTTTTTCCAGGAAACCAAGTTAG GGTCACTTGATAACTTAAACCTGGTTGCCGGTTGTCGGTATGATAGCTCTTTAG GCTTGCTGACAAAGAAATTTATCAAGTTGATTCGGGAGGCTGAGGATGGAACCCTTGATCTGAACAGAACTGCAGATCTCTTAGAG GTCCAGAAGAGGAGAGTATATGATATTACGAATGTTCTGGAAGGCATCAATTTAATTGAGAAAACAACAAAGAATCACATACGATGGAA AGGTTCTGGAATTTATAGACCTACCGAACTGGATGATGAAGTCTCCCTCTTGAAG GCTGAAGTTGAATATCTAAGTGCTGAAGAGTCCAGGCTTGATGATTGCATAAG GGACAGACTAGAGCGCTTAAGGATGCTAGAATCTGATCGGAATTGTCAGAA GAATCTATTCCTGACTGACCAAGATCTTGCGAGCCTTCCCTTGAGG CAGGATGATCTTGTCTTCGTTGTACAAGCTCCTCGTGCTACTTCAGTAGAAGTTCCTCATCCTGATGAG AATACTTTATTCCGTGAAAAAGAGTACAAACTCCTGATCAGAAGCACCACCGGACCAATTGGTGTGCATTGTCTTAG TAAAAAAGAGCAGAAAATCGAGGACAGATCCGCCAAACGTATTGAATTATTGGATTCATTTTCCTCAAGTAGTAGCAGAACGGTTGATGATACAGGTCCATCTTCAATTCCTTATGATGCAGAAATGAGCTCAGAAGTGCATGAGTTCCACAAAGTAGTCCCATGGGATAGTGGT ATTGAAAACGACTATTGGTTCAGATCAAATCTTGAGGTCAGCGCTACTGATCTGTGGGGCAAAGAAGATTCATGA